In Candidatus Nitronauta litoralis, one DNA window encodes the following:
- a CDS encoding aldolase: protein MKTRRAQIQVLPSAKDDPVLELLSRLVEDHGASALKLSTEDAAMGFDQVGFWVRRCKGLMPVVVKIGGPNARNDIRELVCRGVDGLIAPMVESPYGLQNFIEALGEMLTPLEFNILGKHINIETITAAKQLDAILDSPWAGQLDEITIGCSDLSSSMGCKVTDPEVIELVTLCTDKIKSKGIPVSIGGGITPVNIDERLKVLAPSHFNTRVVTFANDSAVSFGEAVKLALEFEIEMLSLDHAEGFISAEEKQSRVCELKIRIG from the coding sequence ATGAAAACACGAAGAGCACAAATTCAGGTTTTGCCATCCGCCAAAGACGACCCGGTATTGGAATTGTTGTCGCGTCTGGTAGAAGATCACGGCGCGTCCGCGTTGAAACTGTCAACCGAAGATGCAGCGATGGGTTTCGACCAGGTCGGTTTCTGGGTGCGGCGCTGCAAAGGGTTGATGCCGGTGGTCGTGAAAATTGGCGGACCCAACGCACGCAACGATATTCGGGAACTGGTGTGCCGGGGAGTGGATGGGTTGATTGCGCCGATGGTGGAATCGCCCTACGGCCTGCAGAATTTTATTGAAGCCCTTGGAGAAATGTTGACTCCGCTGGAGTTCAATATTCTTGGAAAACATATCAATATAGAAACCATCACCGCTGCGAAACAGTTAGATGCCATTCTGGACAGTCCCTGGGCGGGGCAACTGGATGAGATCACCATCGGATGCAGTGACTTATCAAGTTCGATGGGATGCAAGGTGACCGATCCAGAAGTGATAGAGCTTGTGACCTTATGTACCGATAAGATCAAAAGCAAAGGCATTCCGGTTTCAATCGGCGGTGGAATCACGCCTGTAAATATCGATGAGAGACTTAAAGTGCTCGCACCATCTCATTTCAACACGCGCGTGGTGACGTTTGCCAATGATTCAGCAGTGTCTTTTGGTGAAGCAGTAAAACTTGCCCTTGAGTTTGAAATCGAGATGCTTTCCCTCGACCACGCCGAAGGTTTTATCAGCGCAGAGGAGAAGCAGTCCCGTGTTTGTGAATTAAAAATACGCATTGGGTAA
- a CDS encoding carboxylate--amine ligase — protein sequence MQITGMQWGHKLLDLVEFPRSDVRGAEISVDEIKEMIAKHKMVFVKPVFKGGVGKKGKSGLIGRVDNIHDALKEKERLYFAEHRDGNAVFKSDGVTFEGGVPADHEIYFSITDNTESRTPAMTITHHGGVDIEELSADKLAVVPFDPLTGLKAFHVSNALSDLGAPQEIISPLVQNLPKLWDLYNNYGMLMLELNPIRMSTAGKRLVPVACDFKCSFDQDDPAWKRLHLPSHLFASDDSDFEQEINQLRTYQGQSDVYVINDEGNITAFTFGGGANAMVTELLGEDATISSDFGGNPPYEKMNDIARITLKFWLEQSNVLFIIGGKANNTDIFETFRAMADGIKSHFQVHGPVPIFVVVGRGGPNLVRGMAYLRDTLDQLGLPYRFFGHDSAMSEVINYVRDVNKWMANGGKEEIKKKLGIK from the coding sequence ATGCAAATCACCGGTATGCAATGGGGCCACAAGTTGCTGGACTTGGTGGAATTTCCCAGGTCAGATGTACGCGGCGCGGAAATCAGCGTCGATGAAATTAAGGAAATGATCGCCAAGCACAAGATGGTGTTCGTGAAGCCTGTGTTTAAAGGCGGCGTGGGTAAAAAAGGCAAGTCCGGCCTGATCGGTCGCGTGGACAACATCCACGATGCTCTCAAGGAAAAAGAGCGTCTGTATTTTGCTGAGCATCGCGATGGCAACGCGGTTTTTAAATCGGATGGTGTGACCTTCGAAGGTGGTGTTCCCGCCGATCATGAAATCTACTTTTCTATTACCGATAACACAGAATCCCGCACACCGGCGATGACTATCACTCATCATGGTGGTGTTGATATTGAAGAGCTGTCGGCGGACAAACTTGCGGTGGTTCCATTTGATCCGCTTACCGGTTTGAAAGCATTCCATGTTTCCAATGCTCTGTCTGATCTTGGAGCACCACAGGAGATCATCAGTCCCCTGGTACAGAACCTGCCCAAGCTGTGGGACCTCTACAACAACTATGGCATGTTGATGCTGGAGTTGAACCCGATCCGAATGAGCACGGCTGGCAAACGCCTTGTGCCTGTTGCCTGTGACTTCAAATGCTCGTTTGATCAGGACGATCCTGCATGGAAGCGTTTGCACCTGCCATCTCACTTGTTCGCGTCCGACGATTCAGATTTCGAACAGGAAATCAATCAGCTCCGAACCTATCAGGGACAGAGTGATGTTTACGTCATCAATGACGAAGGGAACATCACCGCGTTTACCTTTGGTGGTGGTGCCAACGCGATGGTCACCGAGCTTCTTGGTGAAGACGCAACCATCTCCTCCGATTTTGGCGGAAATCCTCCCTACGAAAAGATGAATGACATTGCGAGGATCACGCTAAAGTTCTGGCTTGAACAGAGTAATGTTCTGTTCATCATTGGGGGTAAGGCAAACAACACGGATATCTTTGAAACCTTCCGCGCGATGGCCGATGGCATCAAGTCGCACTTCCAGGTTCACGGCCCGGTACCCATTTTCGTTGTCGTTGGACGTGGTGGACCCAACCTGGTTCGCGGAATGGCGTACCTTCGCGATACCCTCGATCAATTGGGCCTGCCTTACCGCTTCTTTGGTCACGACAGCGCCATGTCTGAAGTTATCAACTACGTGCGTGACGTGAATAAATGGATGGCCAACGGCGGTAAGGAAGAAATCAAAAAGAAACTTGGAATCAAGTAG